A genomic segment from Streptosporangium roseum DSM 43021 encodes:
- a CDS encoding macrolide family glycosyltransferase: MPRRAHIAMVSIPAPGHVNPSLEVIRELAARGHRVTYANDPSFAEVIEGAGAEPVPYASTLPMNDPDGWPEDTIAQLDVFLNDSISMLPQLRAAYGDDRPDLFLYDIAGYSARILAENWGIPAMQLSPCYVAWEGYEEDTAPMVEQLKKAPGGAEHYRRFEQWLVDNGITGTDSQAFVGSPERALALIPRMMQPNADRVDPARITFTGPCLSARTHQEAWTRPESAEKVLLVSLGSAFTNLPGFYRSCLAAFGDLPGWHVVLQIGKFVDPAELGEIPANVEVHSWVSQLSILEQADAFVTHAGMGGTQEGLYCGVPMIAVPQGADQFDNADKIVELGAGRRIDAGQATPEALRTALLELTSDPEVALRLERISAEVRAEGGTTRAADLVERLLETAAPTPEGSLPAA; the protein is encoded by the coding sequence CGGCCACGTCAACCCCAGCCTTGAGGTGATCAGGGAGCTGGCGGCCCGGGGCCACCGGGTGACCTACGCCAACGACCCGTCGTTCGCCGAGGTGATCGAGGGGGCCGGGGCCGAGCCCGTGCCGTACGCCTCGACGCTGCCCATGAACGATCCCGACGGCTGGCCGGAGGACACGATCGCCCAGCTCGACGTCTTCCTCAACGACTCGATCTCCATGCTGCCGCAGCTCCGCGCCGCCTACGGCGACGACCGGCCCGACCTGTTCCTCTACGACATCGCCGGCTACTCCGCGCGGATTCTCGCCGAGAACTGGGGGATCCCGGCGATGCAGCTCTCACCGTGCTACGTGGCGTGGGAGGGCTACGAGGAGGACACGGCGCCGATGGTCGAGCAGCTGAAAAAGGCGCCCGGCGGGGCCGAGCACTACCGGCGGTTCGAGCAGTGGCTGGTGGACAACGGCATCACCGGGACCGACTCCCAGGCGTTCGTCGGCTCTCCGGAGAGGGCGCTCGCGCTGATCCCGAGGATGATGCAGCCCAACGCCGACCGGGTCGACCCGGCGCGGATCACCTTCACCGGGCCGTGCCTCAGCGCCCGCACCCACCAGGAGGCCTGGACCCGGCCCGAGAGCGCCGAGAAGGTGCTGCTGGTCTCCCTGGGTTCCGCCTTCACCAACCTGCCCGGCTTCTACCGCTCCTGCCTGGCCGCCTTCGGTGACCTGCCCGGCTGGCACGTCGTGCTCCAGATCGGCAAGTTCGTCGACCCGGCCGAGCTCGGTGAGATCCCCGCCAACGTGGAGGTGCACAGCTGGGTGTCGCAGCTGTCGATCCTGGAGCAGGCCGACGCGTTCGTCACCCACGCGGGCATGGGCGGCACCCAGGAGGGCCTGTACTGCGGCGTCCCGATGATCGCGGTCCCGCAGGGCGCCGACCAGTTCGACAACGCCGACAAGATCGTGGAGCTCGGCGCCGGCCGCCGGATCGACGCCGGGCAGGCCACCCCCGAGGCGCTGCGGACGGCCCTGCTCGAACTCACCTCCGACCCGGAGGTCGCGCTGCGGCTGGAGAGGATCAGCGCCGAGGTCCGTGCCGAGGGCGGCACCACCCGCGCCGCCGACCTCGTCGAGCGACTGCTGGAGACGGCCGCGCCGACGCCGGAGGGCAGCCTGCCTGCCGCGTGA
- a CDS encoding serine/threonine-protein kinase, translating to MSGPGSLAADDPERIGGCRLTGVLGDGGQGVVYRGRDPSDRQVAVKLLHVRMAADPTVRRRFIREAEVTRRVAAFCTAQVLDLGIAGDRPYLVSEYIPGPSLRELVTGDGPRTGSGLDRLAVATLTALAAIHRAGIVHRDFKPDNVIMGPEGPVVIDFGIARVLDGTTTSSGLVGTPAYLSPEQLDGHQAGTASDVFSWAATMVFAATGHRAFPGDVAAAVMNAVSNREPDLAGVPERLRPLLAACLAKDPAARPAVTGLLATLTHGEPTPVDHRPSPPAEPPLSRAPSSPATSPASRVPSPPVEPSVSRAPSSPATPSASRLPRRPARRRLLAAGAAVTVLPLVAGAFWLWQPELPGISGPSPTGPSATSAPTPDRSPSTIPLGMPVGRPFTVRTDPSWSVEAVTELKGRQVVVSGGDSTVRVWDLATRKETGRPFTAHNTGAHAVVTELEGRQVVVSGGGDSAVRVWDLATRKETGRPFTAHNTGAHAVVTELEGRQVVVSGGGDSAVRVWDLATRKETGRPFTAHNTGAHAVVTELEGRQVVVSGGGDSAVRVWDLATRKETGRPFTAHNTGAHAVVTELEGRPVLLAADFDGKVRVWSLGQPAPAPGS from the coding sequence GTGTCCGGTCCCGGCTCGCTGGCCGCGGATGATCCTGAGCGGATCGGCGGCTGCCGGCTGACCGGCGTGCTGGGTGACGGCGGCCAGGGCGTGGTCTACCGCGGCCGCGATCCGTCGGACCGCCAGGTCGCGGTCAAGCTGCTACACGTCCGGATGGCGGCCGACCCCACGGTGCGCCGGCGGTTCATACGCGAGGCGGAGGTCACCCGCCGGGTCGCGGCGTTCTGCACCGCCCAGGTCCTGGACCTGGGGATCGCCGGCGACCGTCCCTACCTGGTCAGCGAGTACATCCCGGGGCCCTCCCTGAGAGAGCTGGTCACCGGCGACGGGCCGCGGACCGGCAGCGGCCTGGACCGGCTCGCGGTCGCCACCCTGACGGCGCTGGCCGCGATCCACCGGGCCGGCATCGTCCACCGCGACTTCAAACCCGACAATGTGATCATGGGACCGGAGGGGCCCGTGGTCATCGACTTCGGCATCGCCCGCGTGCTGGACGGCACCACCACGTCATCGGGCCTGGTGGGCACCCCCGCCTATCTGTCGCCGGAACAGCTCGACGGTCACCAGGCCGGTACGGCGTCGGATGTGTTCAGCTGGGCCGCCACCATGGTGTTCGCCGCCACCGGGCATCGGGCGTTCCCCGGCGACGTCGCGGCGGCGGTGATGAACGCCGTCTCCAACCGCGAACCCGACCTCGCCGGAGTGCCCGAGCGTCTGCGCCCGCTGCTGGCCGCCTGCCTGGCCAAAGACCCCGCCGCCCGTCCTGCCGTCACCGGCCTGCTCGCCACCCTCACCCACGGGGAACCCACCCCCGTGGATCACCGGCCGAGCCCTCCCGCCGAGCCTCCGCTGTCCCGGGCTCCGAGTTCTCCCGCCACCTCCCCGGCATCCCGGGTCCCGAGTCCTCCCGTCGAGCCTTCGGTGTCCCGGGCTCCGAGTTCTCCCGCCACGCCCTCGGCATCCCGGCTCCCACGCCGTCCCGCCCGGCGCCGCCTCCTGGCCGCCGGAGCGGCCGTCACCGTCCTCCCCCTGGTCGCCGGGGCCTTCTGGCTGTGGCAGCCGGAGCTCCCCGGAATCTCCGGTCCGTCGCCCACGGGTCCCTCCGCGACCTCCGCTCCGACGCCCGACCGTTCTCCGAGCACCATCCCCCTCGGCATGCCGGTCGGCAGGCCGTTCACCGTCCGCACCGACCCGTCCTGGTCGGTGGAGGCGGTGACGGAGCTCAAGGGGCGGCAGGTCGTCGTCTCCGGCGGCGACAGCACGGTGCGGGTGTGGGATCTGGCCACCCGCAAGGAGACCGGCAGGCCGTTCACCGCCCACAACACCGGTGCTCACGCCGTGGTGACGGAGCTGGAGGGGCGGCAGGTCGTCGTCTCCGGTGGTGGCGACAGCGCGGTGCGGGTGTGGGATCTGGCCACCCGCAAGGAGACCGGCAGGCCGTTCACCGCCCACAACACCGGTGCTCACGCCGTGGTGACGGAGCTGGAGGGGCGGCAGGTCGTCGTCTCCGGTGGTGGCGACAGCGCGGTGCGGGTGTGGGATCTGGCCACCCGCAAGGAGACCGGCAGGCCGTTCACCGCCCACAACACCGGTGCTCACGCCGTGGTGACGGAGCTGGAGGGGCGGCAGGTCGTCGTCTCCGGTGGTGGCGACAGCGCGGTGCGGGTGTGGGATCTGGCCACCCGCAAGGAGACCGGCAGGCCGTTCACCGCCCACAACACCGGTGCTCACGCCGTGGTGACGGAGCTGGAAGGGCGGCCGGTCCTCCTCGCCGCCGACTTCGATGGCAAGGTGCGGGTGTGGAGCCTGGGCCAGCCCGCCCCGGCGCCCGGCTCCTGA